Part of the Pseudomonadota bacterium genome is shown below.
TATAAATTATGACTTTCTAAGATCAGAAATAGAAATTCTCGTAAAAGATCGCCATTTTAATCTTCAAGAAACACTTTGTAATGAAATAGTAAATATATGCAAAGGAAAAAATTTATTCAGTAAAATTATTGTTTCTACAAGTAAACCAGACATTTATAAAGACTGTAAAAGCGTTGGTTTTGAAATGATATTTGAAAAATAGGAAATATATTATACTTTATGCATAATTACCCGATTAATATTAGCGTATAGAAAAACCACGACGATTGAGTAGAAAACATTTTTTAGATATGGGTCGTCTTGCATCGCCTGACTAATCTATGCCGATCACTATTTTAGGTTCTTAAAAGTAGTATTAGCGAAGCCAAAACCAGTAAGCTGTTGCATCATATATTCCCCAAAAAGGCTCCTTATATGGTCATAAAAATTGAGCTATCCGCGTTAAGTATTACGAGCCTCCTATCAGCTATTTAAATAAACATCTTTAATAGTCGATTATCTATCCT
Proteins encoded:
- a CDS encoding dihydroneopterin aldolase; protein product: MPISASKFFLKDYAVPVSIGIHDFEKARRQTVVINIEMYLENTDVDRNDSIENTINYDFLRSEIEILVKDRHFNLQETLCNEIVNICKGKNLFSKIIVSTSKPDIYKDCKSVGFEMIFEK